One part of the Hirundo rustica isolate bHirRus1 chromosome 11, bHirRus1.pri.v3, whole genome shotgun sequence genome encodes these proteins:
- the CIAO2B gene encoding cytosolic iron-sulfur assembly component 2B: MVGAGPGAAPLENANPLIYRRSGERPVTAREEDDELPDAIDDREIFDLIRSINDPEHPLTLEELNVVEQVRVKVNDAESTVSVEFTPTIPHCSMATLIGLSIKVKLLRSLPDRFKLDVHITPGTHASEHAINKQLADKERVAAALENSHLLEVVNQCLSARS, translated from the exons ATGGTGGGTGCGGGCCCGGGCGCGGCGCCGCTGGAGAACGCGAACCCCCTCATCTACCGCCGCTCCGGGGAGCGCCCCGTGACGGCCCGCGAGGAGGACGACGAGCTGCCCGACGCCATCGACGACCGGGAGATCTTCG ATCTCATCCGCTCCATCAATGACCCCGAGCACCCGCTCACCCTGGAGGAGCTGAACGTCGTCGAGCAAGTGCGAGTGAAA GTGAACGATGCCGAGAGCACGGTGTCGGTGGAGTTCACCCCCACCATCCCTCACTGCAGCATGGCCACCCTCATCGGCCTCTCCATCAAGGTCAAACTGCTCCGCTCGCTGCCCGACAGGTTCAAG TTGGATGTTCACATAACGCCAGGAACACACGCCTCTGAGCACGCAA ttAATAAACAGCTCGCTGATAAAGAGCGTGTGGCAGCTGCTTTGGAAAACTCTCACCTGCTGGAAGTGGTGAATCAGTGTTTGTCTGCTCGGTCGTAA
- the LOC120757963 gene encoding fatty acyl-CoA hydrolase precursor, medium chain-like, which produces MSRSPMALLCSLFCSVAFLVCGAEGQSGAEPEVTIALGRLRGTQTNVKGTDRLVNVFLGIPFAKAPLGSLRFSPPEPPEPWTGLRDATSHPPLCPQDLSFLKTAEKNFKEKHLAFQTSEDCLYLSVYSPAGSSKKDKLPVMVWIHGGNFIFGGAARYDGSALAAYENVVVVIIQYRLGLLGYFNTGDEHARGNWAYLDQVAALRWVQGNIEHFGGDPASVTLFGISAGSCAVFAHVLSPLSKGLFHKAISESGIIIPPSKDLRLSTNLEKIASIFKCEISSSLSLLSCLRKQEAEHIVLNSKEISFLPLVLDGVFLHKPPEEILAGKEFNAVPFMIGVTNNEFGWNIRSTSKMASLREIGDRKSIASTVEVFLPMIDVPSDLLPMIIDEYLGDTEDPAELRDRFLDLLGDMAVVMPAIKALNYHRESGAPTYFFEFQHRPSAYRDSKPDYVKADHGDEVGFVFGGPFLAGDIQLRSEVTEEEKNLSRTLMKYWANFARNGNPNGEGLVEWPPYNLNEEYLQINLQQKKDRKLKEKKVEFWKKVTLENANSKSIQNKKFKLEL; this is translated from the exons ATGTCTCGGAGCCCGATGGCGTTGCTTTGCTCCTTGTTCTGTAGCGTGGCGTTCCTCGTGTGCGGGGCAGAAG GACAGAGTGGTGCTGAGCCAGAAGTGACTATTGCACTTGGACGTCTCAGAGGAACGCAGACAAATGTGAAGGGGACAGACAGACTTGtaaatgttttccttggaaTTCCTTTTGCAAAAGCTCCTCTTGGATCCTTGAGGTTTTCCCCACCTGAACCACCTGAACCCTGGACTGGTCTGAGAGATGCAACTTCTCACCCACCACT ctGTCCTCAAGATCTGTCCTTCttgaaaacagctgaaaaaaactttaaagaaaagcaCCTTGCATTCCAAACCTCTGAGGACTGTTTGTATCTCAGTGTTTACAGCCCTGCTGGCTCAAGCAAGAAGGACAAGTTACCT GTAATGGTGTGGATCCATGGAGGCAATTTTATATTTGGTGGTGCTGCTCGGTATGATGGCTCTGCACTGGCAGCCTACGAGAATGTCGTGGTGGTAATAATTCAGTACAGACTGGGACTCCTTGGGTACTTCAA CACTGGTGACGAGCATGCCCGCGGGAACTGGGCGTACTTGGATCAAGTCGCGGCTCTTCGGTGGGTGCAAGGAAATATTGAGCACTTTGGTGGAGACCCAGCATCTGTCACTCTCTTTGGGATATCTGCAGGATCTTGCGCTGTTTTTGCACAT GTGTTATCTCCTTTATCTAAGGGTCTCTTTCATAAAGCAATATCAGAGAGTGGAATTATAATTCCCCCTAGTAAAGATTTACGACTTTCAACAAATCTTGAG aaaattgcCAGTATCTTCAAGTGTGAGATAAGCagttccctgtccctgctgagctgcttgAGGAAGCAGGAAGCAGAGCACATAGTCCTAAACAGCAAG gAAATCTCATTTCTGCCGTTAGTTTTGGATGGAGTGTTTCTTCATAAGCCACCTGAAGAGATTTTGGCTGGAAAAGAATTCAATGCAGTCCCGTTCATGATAGGAGTCACCAACAATGAATTTGGCTGGAATATTAGATCG aCATCAAAAATGGCAAGTTTGAGGGAAATAGGAGATAGAAAATCAATTGCCTCAACTGTAGAGGTTTTTCTACCAATGATC GATGTACCCTCAGACCTCCTGCCCATGATCATAGATGAATATCTGGGAGACACAGAGGACCCTGCAGAGCTACGGGACCGATTCCTGGACCTGCTGGGGGACATGGCAGTTGTCATGCCAGCCATTAAAGCACTGAATTATCACAGGG AGTCTGGAGCTCCTACCTACTTCTTTGAATTCCAGCACCGGCCCAGTGCATACAGGGACAGCAAACCAGACTATGTGAAGGCTGACCACGGGGATGAAGTTGGTTTTGTCTTTGGGGGGCCATTTCTGGCTGGGGACATCCAGCTCCGCA GTGAAGttacagaggaagagaagaatcTCAGCAGAACTCTGATGAAGTACTGGGCTAACTTTGCTCGAAATGG AAATCCTAATGGAGAGGGTCTGGTTGAATGGCCACCTTACAACCTAAATGAAGAATACTTGCAGATAAATCTACAgcaaaagaaagacagaaagttaaaagaaaagaaggtagAATTCTGGAAAAAAGTGACCCTTGAAAATGCAAATAGCAAAAGCATCCAGAACAAGAAGTTTAAATTAGAGTTATAG